In Spirochaeta lutea, the sequence TGGATGAACTCCTCGGACAATTAGTTGCCACGGCAAACGCCCAGAGTGGTGATGGAACAGCGGTATTCGGGGGGGATCGATCAAAAACCCTCCCGTTCAGACCGGTGGAAGGCAGGGTGCCCGGCTTTGGAGGATCGGTTATAACCGGTGTAGAGTATACTGGTTCTCTTGGTACCAAACAAACCGAAATAGCCGACGGGACCTACATGGAACTAACAATCCCTGGTAATCAGGTATTCTGGGCGGATAATCAGCAGGTCTTCTCTCAGACCGACGCTTCCGGATACGTTGCTACCCAGGATAGCGCCATCTCAATTGACGGGAAGGAAATCCCTATCTCCCAGGGCGATAATATCTACTCCATCATAGCAGCCATTAACCGTGCAGATGCCCCGGTAAAGGCTCGATTGGATCCCGTGCAGAACTCTCTGGTACTCGAAACCACAACCCCCCACCAGCTTTGGCTGACCGATCAGGAGGGAAGCGTACTCAGCGATCTCGGCGTCATACGGAACCCAGAGAGTAAACCACCCCAGAATCTCGCGGGAGATGCCCGGGTGTACGGGGGCTCCCTCTTTGATTCTGTCATCCGGCTGAGAAATGAACTGTATCAGGGCGATGTGATTGACATTGGGGGAGGGGGATTACGGGGGATTGATGCCGCCATGGATAACCTACTCTCCAATGTAGCCAAGGCAGGTGCCAGAACCGAGCGGATGGAAATATCCTACCGGGGAATCGAGCGGGAGACCTTGGATATGACGGGGCGTTTGAGTAAGGAGACCGATGTAGAGATGACCAAGGCAATCACTGACCTAAAAACCCTAGAGATAGCCCACCAAGCAGCTCTCTCGGCATTAGCACGGATCGTACCCACAACCCTACTGGACTTCCTGAGATAACAGACAAAAAGGATGAGCAACCTATGAGGAAGATTGTAACCAAAGCCTACGGCCCCTTGGAAGTTGACGACAGACAGTTCATACAATTCCCCTCGGGAATACTCGGCTTCGAGGCTCTCAAAGAATATGCGCTAATCGATTCCAAGCAACCACCCTTTTTATGGCTCCAGAGTGTAGAAGATCAGACGGTTGCCTTCGTGGTCATTTCACCCCTGGTTTTTCGTCCGGATTTCGTACTGGATATTCCGAAAAGCGAGTATGAGGACCTACACTGGGAGCAGGATGAGGAGCTATTAGTTCTGGCCATTGTGACCATCCCCCCGGAAGGCGGTCCCATGACAGCGAATCTCCAGGGCCCGGTGATTATAAACAGACAAAAACGTATAGGAAAACAGGGGATCCAGCTGGGAAGCCAATGGCGCACCCGGCATAACATCATCGAGGAACTCTCTGGAAAGGGGGGTGCCTAGATGCTTGTCCTAGCAAGAAGGGTTCATGAAGCCATCGTTATCGGAGATTCGATTGAGATTTCCATTGTAGATATCAGGGGGGACCAGGTAAAACTGGGTATAAAAGCCCCGCAGTCTGTAAAGGTATTTCGGAGAGAAGTCTACGATGCCATCCAAGAGGAAAACCGCTTAGCAGCTAAAACAAGTACCGAGATACCCGACTTACCCCAATTCCGGAATACCCCGGCATTTCAACAGAAGGGACATACAAATACCCCAACGTCGCCCCCTTCAGATACCCGGAACACCGATAAGGAAAATCCTCAAAAGGAGGAATAACCCCGGCTGTTATCTTCCACCGCCTGGCTTTCCCTCAGGTACTCCGGACCAAAATCAGGAGCATCGGTTTCACCCCGGGCAAACCGCTCCAATCCAAGGCGGATCATCCCGGCGGCGATGTTGGGCCGGGGAGCAGAATCCAACACCCAGCCCTCCGGAAGATCCTGGTTAGTAATAAACCGGTCCGCATGGGGGCCGGTGAGCAGTACCCTTCCTGGGTTATCCCCTAATGGTTCCCTAACCAGGGACTGAATAGCTGAAACGAGCTCCGCCGGTTCTTTATCCCAGGCAGGAGAACACGCCATCCCCCGGGAGAACGCCTGGGCATAGTACCGCTGTTTTCTTCCATCGATAACCGGGAGGACCACTCCCGGAAAAAAGCCGTAGATCCAGCCGTATACCTCCAGAAGGGAAACACTCGCCATGGGGGTGCCTACCGCCCCTTGAAACCCCTTGGCAAAGGACATGCCGATCCTCAGCCCAGTGAAGGATCCGGGTCCCCGGGAGCAGACGATTCCGGTAAGGTCCTTGGGAGTAATCCCCGCCTTGGACAGGAGCCGGTCAACCTCCTGGGGCAGGACCTCTCCATGAGTCAAGCCGATCTCTAGGTAACTGCTGTACAGCAAACCGCCATGGAATACGGCGACCGAAAGAAACTCTGCTGTGGTATCGAAGGCTAAAATAGATTGCATGGTAATTCCTCGCTCTAAGCGTCGGCGTCCCGTACTTCCCCCAGGGGTTCCCCTGCCCATGAGAGGATGCGTTCCGGTGCGGTGACGGGGATGGAAAGTGTAAGCTGCCGCTGGGTAGATTCTTTTTGTATTTCTAGGGTGATTGTAATGCTTCTATCAGGGAGTAATTCGGGTGCACGACTTGCCCATTCTATCAGTACGATAGAATCTTCAGTAAAATACTCCTCAACCCCGATCTGCAGTAGTTCATCCTCTCCTCCCATACGGTACCAATCCATGTGAACCAAGCCCGGGCTTCCCTCGTATTCCTGGATGATGGCATAACTCGGACTGGTTATTTCCTGCTGAATCCCCAACCCCCGGGCAAATCCCTTGGTAAACACCGTTTTACCTGCTCCCAGCCCCCCATCCAGGGCAATGATGGTACCCCCGGCGCACCGGCGTGCGAGGGTTTCGCCAAGCCCTGCTGTATCCTCCTCCAGGTTTGACACAACGGAAAAATACCTACGCTCAGTACTCACGGCAGGTGTCCGTTGCGTTCAAGATCGTGGATGTAGGGCTTCAGGGCCCGCAGGATGGGAATAACCGGATAGTTTACCGAATCGGGGACAATCACCTTTACCTCTTTTTCCCCCAGGGGTGTCATCTCTATGGAAAACTCCACGGAAAACTCCAGAGTATTAAGGTTCTTCGCTTCCATAACGACATGGGCGCGGTATTCCTTTCGGTAGGAAATGTACATTTGTTTTCTGGTAATATCTGTTAACGTTCGTATGACCATTGATGTTCCTATAGTATCCGAAGAAGCTGCCATGGTAAATCGGATTGGTGCCTCAGTACACTAAATTTGAATCAGATATACCGTATACGAAGGCCTGAATTTCATTCAGGTGTTTGGTACTCACCCGGGTGAACGCAATATGCATGGTACCTCCCAGGGGTTTTACCGCATTCATGTGCAAGACCTTCCCGAAGGCGATAATCCCCTGGGTCTCTCCCACATCGAATGTCAGTTTCAGCAAGGTTCCCTTTTTAAGGGGATTCCGGGAAAAGACAGCACAACCGCCGGCCGAGATATCCTCAATCTGGCCGAGAAAGTTACGGTTACTGCGAACCACCGCCCGGCGCGTTGCCTTACGCCCGGATCCCTCAGTAATGATTTCTACCTGCTGAAAGTAGGTAGGGCGGTTCATCTCCCGGCGGGGGTAGCGCCGCATCTGAACCTCCTGCATAGCCGATACATGATCCACCAGTAGGATGTCTAGTCCCTCAACCTGGGATAATTGCTTAATCTTCGTATCAAACCGGTAGACCTTCCCGTTTTCAAATACACACCTGATCCGTGCCTCGGCATTTTTTGAAAACCGGTAGACAGTTCCGCCGTGTTTCGGATTTTCGATCGCTAAAAAGCTCTGAATACTTCCGGTTACCATAGTTTCTATGGGAGGGTTGCCCTTGGTATACAGGGTGACGGGTTGTCCCTGTCTCAGTACCGTAGACCCCGGCCCCTTTGCAACCCGGGCTTGGTTTGAAACAATTCGTTTTATAGCAAAGATTCTGCCGATGATGGCATCCCGTTGGGTTTCAGACATGGTGGCTGCAGATAGATCATCAATCAACCGCTTTATGACCTTATTCAAAAAACCGCTATTGCTGAGTAGGCGCTCCGGATTTGTTATATTCTGCTGTTTGATGGCCTTCTCTAAGATTTGAATCTGTTCCTTGGAAAGCCCTAGGTTCTTCGCCTGTTTTTTAAAACTCCCAACCCGTTTGGGGCCACCCCCGGAACGGCGCCCGTTGCGAAGGGCGCCTATGGAAAAAATCAGTATGATCAGGAGTATAAACCCGCCCACTACCAAGGCTGAAGAATTATCCGCTTTCGCAATGAACTGTAATAGCATGTACTGCCCCATGCCTAGGCCCCCTGGAGCAATGAGGACAGGCGTTCGAACTGTTCGGGGAGCTCGTATTCGAGGATATCACCCAGGAGAATGAGATCCTGATTCTCAATTCCCTCTGCTAATTCATCAAGCAGGCTATTGAGCTGATTTCCCGCCGCATCCAGTTCATCATGGTCAATGGTACCCTCCTCGGTCTGAAGCGAAATAATCGTGGCGAGCCGCAGGGTCCTGGCAAGTTTGGACAGAAGATCAATGAGCCGGTACATGGTATTCTGTGCCTCCTCAGGATGTCCCTCGCGATACTGGTGGCTCACCTTGGCCAGCTGAGGCTGCAGTTCCTGAAGAACCGAAAGGGTGGAGACGCTTTCGTTCAGCGGGTTCTGGTATTCCTGGATCCTGGTTGTAACAACCTGGTGAACCAGGGTGAGCCGGGAGAGAAGTTCCGGTATACCCGACACATCCCTATTTCCCCCAATCCAGTCAGCCATCTGATCTTGTAAAAAGCCAGGAATATCCGAGGTTTCACCCAAAAGATGTCTGAGCCCTGAAAGTACATGGGGCCACTCCTGAAGGATCTCGCCGAGTTCCTTTCTCAGGGCATTCTCCTCCACACTCTGCTCCAAAGCCGCACTCAATAGGTCGAAGTATTCCAGTACAACGACTAATTGCTGCTGTTCCAATATCAGGGGATGGAGAGCGGTTATCCGGAGCTCCTCTATCTCGTCCATGGGAATATGCTCCCACTGGTCAAACTCCCCCAGGGATTTATGATCACCGTCGGCGCTTACCGACTGAACCGCGAGGCCGGAATCCTGGAGCCATTGTTGTACCCCTAGGTATGCGTCTCCGAGATTTTTTTCGTCCTGCCAGGTGATGTCGACCTGTTCATCGTTGATAAATACCTTCACGTTTAAATCCTTATGGTGCTAATTTTGGTTTTGGGGATTCAACCCCTGGATGTCTCGGGATTGGGTCTCCAAACTGTTTATGGCGGACTCCATCCTGCCGAATTGTTCCTTCATGCGTTGTTCATACCCTGCCAAGTAATCTTCGTAGCTTGAAATTTCCTCGTCTGTCCGGTCAATCTGGCGGTCTATGGACTGGGTATTTGTGGTGATTATCCCGCCGGTCTGAACGAAGGGTCTCATAAGTTCATCAATTTTAAAAGCCACTCCAGAATCCACGAGCAAATCACCGTCACTATCGGTACCGAAGAGCTCCTTCACCGCCGGTAGGTTTTGTAATAGGGCCTGATCAAGGGCCGATTCATTAATCTCCAAATATCCGCGCAATCGGCTTGCGTTGATGCCGGCCCCCCCCTGGCTTGAGGCGTTGGTTGCTATACCGACCTGGGCCAAAAGACGCATATCGTTACCCGCCCTGGTATCGTAGGGTGACATGGTAATGGTCTGTAACCTATTTTTGATGGTATTAAGGGTTGAATTACCCTGAAGACTCCCTAATCGCTCCATGGCCTCTTCTTTTTCCTCGGGAGTAAAGTAGGAGATTTCTTCCACAATCTCGGGCTGATTCCTGGTCAAAATGTTTATATCCCGGATGACCTGGTTATAGGTTGCTACGAACTCAATGAGCACGTCCTTTATACGCTCTCTGTCAGGTTCAATGCTCAGAGTAACCGGCTCGGGGGATTCTCTCTTAATGGTTAGCGTAACACCGGGAATAACGTCATCCATAGTGTTTGTTGGCCGTTCAATGCGTACACCTTCTAATTCGATTTCTGCATCGCTGGCTACGCTTACCGGATTTAGCGGCTGATAATCACCCCGCACGGTGGGATCGGATATCTCCAATGCACTGAGTTCCAGATTGCGGTGGGTATTTGAGTTGGTTATGACCAATTCGGAGGGGATCCCCAACTCCGAGAAGGCCAGGGTGAAATTTTGGGGAGTCCTCAGTGGTACCTGAGGTAGATCCACAACCTGGCCGTCCACATTCACCTGGAGAACCCTCTGAGTATCCTGGCGAGGCGGCGGGGCTGGAGCTTGATACTCCGGTAGGGGGGCGGTGCTGGGAAGATCCGGTAACCGTATACCCTGAAACTCAGCCGCTCCCGGGCTGGTAATCTGCGGTCCCTCGGGAGGAGGTATAACCGATGTACTCTCATCCAGGGGATGCAGCA encodes:
- the fliD gene encoding flagellar filament capping protein FliD, translating into MSDISIPGVSSRFNTGQMVEELVKAERVPLDRLETRKTDLETQRSTWQSFNRQLTVLRDAARSLFSFENPFNDRSAVSSNESVLTASSDRNTPEGISSIVVNKVAKPDKFISEPVPNDFEVPQGIYEFSVGSTPITLRFRGGNLEEFSAALNQRNPELLGSAVIRNRRDSYVLTLESKLPGTENALGFSGDAQELALDLGLIAPAEEPGFSPDLASLANNESVSFQDGVLSLKPGSNLRIPLPKDGFNPNMMLSYQAVLHPLDESTSVIPPPEGPQITSPGAAEFQGIRLPDLPSTAPLPEYQAPAPPPRQDTQRVLQVNVDGQVVDLPQVPLRTPQNFTLAFSELGIPSELVITNSNTHRNLELSALEISDPTVRGDYQPLNPVSVASDAEIELEGVRIERPTNTMDDVIPGVTLTIKRESPEPVTLSIEPDRERIKDVLIEFVATYNQVIRDINILTRNQPEIVEEISYFTPEEKEEAMERLGSLQGNSTLNTIKNRLQTITMSPYDTRAGNDMRLLAQVGIATNASSQGGAGINASRLRGYLEINESALDQALLQNLPAVKELFGTDSDGDLLVDSGVAFKIDELMRPFVQTGGIITTNTQSIDRQIDRTDEEISSYEDYLAGYEQRMKEQFGRMESAINSLETQSRDIQGLNPQNQN
- the tsaE gene encoding tRNA (adenosine(37)-N6)-threonylcarbamoyltransferase complex ATPase subunit type 1 TsaE, giving the protein MSNLEEDTAGLGETLARRCAGGTIIALDGGLGAGKTVFTKGFARGLGIQQEITSPSYAIIQEYEGSPGLVHMDWYRMGGEDELLQIGVEEYFTEDSIVLIEWASRAPELLPDRSITITLEIQKESTQRQLTLSIPVTAPERILSWAGEPLGEVRDADA
- the tsaB gene encoding tRNA (adenosine(37)-N6)-threonylcarbamoyltransferase complex dimerization subunit type 1 TsaB, with the translated sequence MQSILAFDTTAEFLSVAVFHGGLLYSSYLEIGLTHGEVLPQEVDRLLSKAGITPKDLTGIVCSRGPGSFTGLRIGMSFAKGFQGAVGTPMASVSLLEVYGWIYGFFPGVVLPVIDGRKQRYYAQAFSRGMACSPAWDKEPAELVSAIQSLVREPLGDNPGRVLLTGPHADRFITNQDLPEGWVLDSAPRPNIAAGMIRLGLERFARGETDAPDFGPEYLRESQAVEDNSRGYSSF
- a CDS encoding PilZ domain-containing protein; translation: MGQYMLLQFIAKADNSSALVVGGFILLIILIFSIGALRNGRRSGGGPKRVGSFKKQAKNLGLSKEQIQILEKAIKQQNITNPERLLSNSGFLNKVIKRLIDDLSAATMSETQRDAIIGRIFAIKRIVSNQARVAKGPGSTVLRQGQPVTLYTKGNPPIETMVTGSIQSFLAIENPKHGGTVYRFSKNAEARIRCVFENGKVYRFDTKIKQLSQVEGLDILLVDHVSAMQEVQMRRYPRREMNRPTYFQQVEIITEGSGRKATRRAVVRSNRNFLGQIEDISAGGCAVFSRNPLKKGTLLKLTFDVGETQGIIAFGKVLHMNAVKPLGGTMHIAFTRVSTKHLNEIQAFVYGISDSNLVY
- the csrA gene encoding carbon storage regulator CsrA, which produces MLVLARRVHEAIVIGDSIEISIVDIRGDQVKLGIKAPQSVKVFRREVYDAIQEENRLAAKTSTEIPDLPQFRNTPAFQQKGHTNTPTSPPSDTRNTDKENPQKEE
- a CDS encoding flagellar hook-associated protein 3 is translated as MNRISTNMINDNLQYQTRRRSVEMNDVQDQISSQSRLNKLRNDPASAAHATRYSSYITRLERFSDNLETGISQYKTAEGHMRQAVDVLQEIRQIAVQGSTGTYSQEDTIQMARRVDELLGQLVATANAQSGDGTAVFGGDRSKTLPFRPVEGRVPGFGGSVITGVEYTGSLGTKQTEIADGTYMELTIPGNQVFWADNQQVFSQTDASGYVATQDSAISIDGKEIPISQGDNIYSIIAAINRADAPVKARLDPVQNSLVLETTTPHQLWLTDQEGSVLSDLGVIRNPESKPPQNLAGDARVYGGSLFDSVIRLRNELYQGDVIDIGGGGLRGIDAAMDNLLSNVAKAGARTERMEISYRGIERETLDMTGRLSKETDVEMTKAITDLKTLEIAHQAALSALARIVPTTLLDFLR
- the fliW gene encoding flagellar assembly protein FliW, whose protein sequence is MRKIVTKAYGPLEVDDRQFIQFPSGILGFEALKEYALIDSKQPPFLWLQSVEDQTVAFVVISPLVFRPDFVLDIPKSEYEDLHWEQDEELLVLAIVTIPPEGGPMTANLQGPVIINRQKRIGKQGIQLGSQWRTRHNIIEELSGKGGA